In Salinigranum marinum, one DNA window encodes the following:
- a CDS encoding GNAT family N-acetyltransferase: MTDPDTVTVRPGRESDLLAVLRVLEGAMLEVGATQVRTRTEAGAVLVAEIDGRVVGALVRDGDHVEALAVHPDRRGSGVGRVLVERALADTGRLTAAFRAEVRPFYESLGFEIEARDGRLWGERLR; the protein is encoded by the coding sequence GTGACCGATCCCGACACGGTGACGGTCCGCCCCGGCCGCGAGAGCGACCTGCTCGCCGTCCTCCGGGTGCTCGAAGGGGCCATGCTCGAGGTCGGGGCGACGCAGGTCCGCACCCGGACGGAGGCGGGGGCGGTGCTCGTCGCGGAGATCGACGGGCGGGTGGTGGGGGCGCTCGTCCGCGACGGCGACCACGTCGAGGCGCTCGCGGTCCATCCGGACCGGCGCGGGTCGGGCGTCGGACGGGTGCTCGTCGAGCGTGCGCTGGCCGACACCGGGCGACTCACCGCCGCGTTCCGCGCCGAGGTCCGGCCGTTCTACGAGTCGCTCGGCTTCGAGATCGAAGCACGCGACGGACGGCTCTGGGGCGAACGGCTCCGCTGA
- a CDS encoding PAS domain S-box protein, which translates to MGVTLDRIRVLHVDDDPELADLAAIYLERENDCFDVETTTDPLADVDRLVDCVDCLVSDYDMPGRNGIELLEAVRERHPELPFVLYTGKGSEEIAGDAITAGVTEYLQKERGTGQYAVLANRIKNAVKQYRSQRELEESQKRLSLFIEQSPLGVLEYDDEFEIVGLNDAGEEILGYTEAELRGETWEEIVSDTSYENVDEVTSALAAAEGGYHSIDENVRKDGSHIVCEWHNRIVTDDDGEVVAVFSQFQDVTERERRKERLERTTARLEALFENSPDMINVHDAEGRIIDPNSRLATATGYSQAELAEMSVWELDRSMDPAEAKRLWNEMDVGDRHRLGGVYHRRDGSTFPVEIHVRRLNLDGEDRFVVISRDVSERVVRETELERTNTLLSTLFETLPVGILAEDESRSVLAVNGRLFELFDLPGTPEEVVGADCERMAEEVSGTFVDPEGFVRRTNEVVATDETVHDEEWALRDGGTLARSHESISLPGGEGHLWMYEEVDE; encoded by the coding sequence ATGGGCGTGACGTTAGATCGGATCCGTGTCCTCCACGTCGACGACGACCCCGAGCTCGCAGACCTGGCCGCGATCTACCTCGAACGCGAAAACGACTGTTTTGACGTCGAGACGACGACAGACCCGCTGGCGGACGTCGACCGGCTCGTCGATTGCGTCGACTGTCTCGTAAGCGACTACGACATGCCCGGGCGGAACGGGATCGAGTTGCTCGAAGCCGTCCGCGAGCGACATCCGGAGCTCCCGTTCGTCCTCTACACCGGGAAAGGGTCGGAGGAGATCGCGGGCGACGCCATCACCGCCGGCGTCACCGAGTACCTCCAGAAGGAACGCGGGACCGGACAGTACGCCGTGCTCGCGAACCGCATCAAGAACGCGGTCAAGCAGTACCGCTCCCAGCGTGAACTCGAAGAGAGCCAGAAACGGCTGTCGCTGTTCATCGAGCAGTCGCCGCTCGGCGTGTTGGAGTACGACGACGAGTTCGAGATCGTCGGACTGAACGACGCCGGCGAGGAGATCCTGGGGTACACCGAAGCGGAGTTGCGGGGAGAGACGTGGGAGGAGATCGTCTCCGACACCAGTTACGAGAACGTCGACGAGGTCACGTCCGCCCTGGCGGCGGCCGAGGGCGGCTACCACAGCATCGACGAGAACGTGCGGAAGGACGGGTCGCACATCGTCTGCGAGTGGCACAACCGGATCGTGACCGACGACGACGGGGAGGTCGTCGCCGTCTTCTCGCAGTTCCAGGACGTCACCGAGCGCGAGCGGCGAAAGGAGCGTCTCGAACGGACCACGGCCCGCCTCGAGGCGCTGTTCGAGAACTCGCCCGACATGATCAACGTTCACGACGCCGAGGGACGGATCATCGACCCGAACTCGCGGCTCGCGACGGCCACCGGCTACAGCCAGGCGGAGCTCGCGGAGATGAGCGTGTGGGAGCTGGACCGGTCGATGGACCCGGCGGAGGCAAAGCGGCTGTGGAACGAGATGGACGTCGGCGACAGACACCGGCTGGGGGGCGTCTACCACCGCCGTGACGGCTCGACGTTCCCGGTCGAGATCCACGTCAGGCGGCTCAACCTCGACGGCGAGGATCGGTTCGTCGTGATCAGCCGGGACGTCTCCGAGCGCGTGGTGCGGGAGACCGAACTCGAGCGGACGAACACGCTGTTGTCGACGCTGTTCGAGACGCTCCCCGTCGGCATCCTCGCCGAAGACGAGTCCCGGAGCGTCCTGGCGGTCAACGGCCGGCTGTTCGAGCTGTTCGATCTCCCCGGGACGCCCGAGGAGGTCGTCGGCGCGGACTGCGAACGGATGGCAGAGGAGGTCAGCGGGACGTTCGTCGACCCCGAGGGGTTCGTCCGACGGACCAACGAGGTGGTGGCGACCGACGAGACGGTGCACGACGAAGAGTGGGCGCTTCGGGACGGGGGAACCCTCGCGCGGAGCCACGAGTCGATCAGTCTGCCCGGCGGAGAGGGCCACCTCTGGATGTACGAAGAGGTAGACGAGTAA
- a CDS encoding phosphoglucomutase/phosphomannomutase family protein, with protein MDAISFGTDGWRATLDTFTDDRVRIVGQAVADYLSEEGFDDPVVVGYDARESSPGFAESLAEVLSGNGFDVVLPERDCPTPVAAYNIVDRGCSGALMLTASHNPPEYNGVKFIPSDGAPALPEVTERIEANLREPEFLPEDERGAVRREDLVAVHAEHARSLVDADLSGVTVVYDAIHGSGRGVTDALLESAGAEVIRLRCEDDPTFGGAHPEPSAENLADLEAAVAEHDADLGVANDGDADRVAFVTPERGKLDENLFFAALYDYLLQSDAGPAVRTVSTTFLIDRIAEAHGEEVFETPVGFKWVAQGMKEHDALVGGEESGGFSIRGHIREKDGVLMGLLGAAIASEEPFDARVDRLLEAHGDIVADKISVECPDSEKGRVLSDLEEELPETVAGREIAKVVTLDGFKLLLEDGSWLLVRPSGTEPVLRVYAEASSKEGIEALLDAGRDLVEPLV; from the coding sequence ATGGACGCGATCTCCTTCGGTACGGACGGCTGGCGCGCCACGCTCGACACCTTCACCGACGACCGCGTACGGATCGTCGGGCAGGCCGTCGCTGACTACCTCTCCGAGGAGGGGTTCGACGACCCGGTCGTCGTCGGGTACGACGCCCGCGAGTCGTCGCCGGGCTTCGCCGAGTCGCTCGCGGAGGTCCTCTCGGGGAACGGCTTCGACGTCGTCCTCCCCGAACGGGACTGTCCGACACCCGTCGCGGCGTACAACATCGTCGACCGCGGCTGTTCGGGCGCGCTCATGCTGACCGCGTCGCACAACCCGCCGGAGTACAACGGCGTGAAGTTCATTCCGTCCGACGGCGCGCCCGCCCTCCCCGAGGTCACGGAGCGGATCGAGGCGAACCTCCGCGAACCGGAGTTCCTCCCCGAGGACGAGCGCGGCGCGGTCCGCCGTGAGGACCTGGTCGCCGTCCACGCCGAGCACGCCCGCTCGCTCGTCGACGCCGACCTCTCGGGCGTGACCGTCGTCTACGACGCCATCCACGGCTCCGGCCGCGGCGTCACCGACGCCCTCCTCGAATCGGCCGGCGCGGAGGTGATTCGACTCAGATGCGAGGACGACCCCACGTTCGGCGGCGCGCACCCCGAACCGAGCGCCGAGAACCTCGCCGACCTCGAAGCGGCGGTCGCAGAACACGACGCCGACCTCGGCGTGGCGAACGACGGCGACGCCGACCGGGTCGCGTTCGTCACGCCCGAGCGCGGCAAACTCGACGAGAACCTCTTTTTCGCCGCGCTGTACGACTACCTGCTCCAGTCGGACGCCGGGCCCGCCGTCAGGACCGTCTCGACGACGTTCCTCATCGACCGCATCGCCGAGGCCCACGGGGAAGAAGTGTTCGAGACGCCGGTCGGTTTCAAGTGGGTCGCCCAGGGGATGAAAGAACACGACGCGCTCGTGGGTGGGGAGGAGTCAGGGGGGTTCTCCATCCGCGGGCACATCCGCGAGAAGGACGGCGTCCTGATGGGGCTCTTGGGAGCGGCGATCGCCAGCGAGGAGCCGTTCGACGCCCGCGTCGACCGCCTTCTCGAGGCGCACGGCGACATCGTCGCGGACAAGATTTCGGTCGAGTGTCCGGACTCCGAGAAGGGGCGCGTCCTCTCGGATCTCGAAGAGGAACTGCCCGAGACCGTCGCCGGACGCGAGATCGCGAAGGTCGTCACGCTCGACGGCTTCAAGCTCCTCCTAGAGGACGGGTCGTGGCTCCTCGTCCGCCCGTCGGGTACAGAGCCCGTCCTGCGAGTGTACGCCGAGGCCAGCAGTAAAGAGGGGATCGAGGCGCTCCTGGACGCGGGCCGGGACCTGGTCGAACCGCTCGTCTGA